One Brassica napus cultivar Da-Ae chromosome C4, Da-Ae, whole genome shotgun sequence genomic region harbors:
- the LOC106359424 gene encoding uncharacterized protein LOC106359424, which translates to MALQRKDQDILNAMSLVKSTKQQLYKLRDNGWDSIIGKVNSFCEKNKTELLIMEEEFVNPKKPRQRSNITNLHHYQVECFYTVLDMQIQEFNDRFDEINTELLGCTASLSPIDSFHLFDQSKLVRLSEFYPEDFSSVERISLEHQLGIYIDNISEDQRFANLEGLGDLACVMVETKKTSFTSSCLSTFEASFDFACCHRYCREIFLCDENCEDYLTQPNGYKFFECLYGLLY; encoded by the coding sequence ATGGCTTTACAAAGGAAAGATCAGGATATTTTGAATGCGATGTCTTTAGTGAAATCTACCAAGCAACAATTGTACAAGCTCAGGGATAATGGATGGGATTCAATCATTGGAAAGGTGAACTCCTTTTGcgagaaaaataaaacagagtTACTCATTATGGAAGAAGAGTTTGTTAATCCAAAGAAGCCAAGACAGAGAAGCAACATAACAAACTTGCATCATTACCAAGTTGAATGTTTTTACACGGTATTGGATATGCAAATTCAAGAGTTCAATGATCGTTTTGACGAGATAAACACTGAGCTGCTTGGTTGCACTGCATCTTTGAGCCCCATTGATTCATTCCACCTGTTTGATCAGTCAAAACTTGTAAGATTATCAGAGTTTTATCCTGAAGATTTTAGCTCCGTGGAACGGATATCTCTTGAGCATCAACTTGGTATTTACATCGATAATATCTCTGAAGATCAAAGGTTTGCCAATTTGGAGGGTCTTGGAGATCTTGCATGTGTGATGGTGGAAACCAAAAAAACATCTTTCACATCCTCTTGTTTATCGACTTTTGAAGCTAGTTTTGACTTTGCCTGTTGCCACCGCTACTGTCGAGAGATCTTTCTCTGCGATGAAAATTGTGAAGACTACCTTACACAACCGAATGGGTACAAATTTTTTGAATGCTTGTATGGTTTGTTATACTGA
- the LOC106383994 gene encoding general transcription factor 3C polypeptide 3-like produces MAAAYIKGPKSHVWKLLYDRAKEQGNMVLASDYVSKAVQADPEDIDLKYEYADLCLSAGKYKEAAETYEKIFRRHPEIIEPLKRGTEYFLKSGKGERAANMLEDHIKSHPSEVGPDILDLLADVLMQINAYDRALKYIHDVRQIYNLGKELPSSLKIRQAICHVRLEEMEQAEIVLSILPREAVSEHPKLIIDLADELTNIENFHSALKYYLLAINDSLNNGYLFVKAARCYMSLEKREQAIVFYYRALNELSDPIDARITLASLLLEDGKRDEAISVLSPPENPDLDTSEQKAWWKKRKIRMHICQIYHSEGMLEEFANTALQLVLKWVWRRTVKGKRNRSVLSELQRNRRRRRPRDPQASELRGGPKKWRKNRATLNETKRIRERSAIKAHNEDMCSDSEEEAIKDEEYHRLFVDLCKALASLQRYWEALEIVNLARRLDAKMLPVEKKKELQSLGAKISCDTMDPKQWFDCVRSVIQQHPYRLNAWNCYYKVISRLGKRASSEAKFMHHLRSKHRDCVPPILIAGHHFTVTSRHQDAAREYLEAYKLMPDSPLINLCVGAALINLALGFRLKNRHECLAQGFAFLYNNIRICSNSQESLYNVARAYHHVGLVTHAASYYEKVLAIYEKEYPMPKLTNEDPNVGEERKPVNCDLRKEAAHNLHLIYKHSGAFDLARQVLKDHCTF; encoded by the exons ATGGCTGCTGCATATATAAAAGGTCCAAAATCACATGTTTGGAAGTTGCTTTACGACAGGGCCAA GGAACAAGGGAACATGGTGTTAGCAAGCGATTATGTGTCCAAAGCAGTACAAGCAGATCCTGAGGACATCGATCTGAAATATGAATATGCAGACCTCTGCCTAAGTGCTGGGAAATATAAAGAAGCTGCTGAAACCTATGAGAAAATATTTCGTCGGCATCCTGAGATAATCGAGCCACTCAAGAGGGGGACAGAG TATTTTCTAAAATCCGGCAAGGGTGAACGAGCAGCAAACATGTTAGAGGATCATATAAAATCTCATCCATCTGAAGTGGGGCCCGATATCTTGGATCTACTGGCTGATGTTTTGATGCAAATTAATGCGTATGATAGAGCTCTTAAGTATATTCATGATGTGCGCCAAATTTACAATCTAGGAAAGGAACTGCCTTCCAGCTTAAAAATCAGACAAGCCATCTGCCATGTTCGCCTCGAAGAAATGGAGCAAGCAGAG ATTGTTTTAAGTATTCTACCACGGGAGGCTGTATCTGAACATCCAAAGCTCATCATCGATTTGGCTGATGAGCTAACAAACATCGAGAATTTTCATTCTGCTCTCAAATACTATTTGCTAGCAATCAATGACTCTCTGAAT AATGGCTATTTGTTTGTGAAAGCTGCTCGCTGTTATATGTCGTTGGAAAAACGAGAACAGGCCATCGTTTTCTATTACAGAG CTTTGAATGAACTCAGTGATCCAATTGATGCTCGCATAACTCTGGCTTCACTTCTCCTGGAAGATGGCAAACGAGATGAAGCTATATCAGTGCTTTCTCCTCCGGAAAATCCAG ATCTTGACACGTCTGAACAGAAGGCATGGtggaagaaaagaaagatcagGATGCATATTTGTCAGATCTATCATTCGGAAGGGATGCTTGAGGAATTTGCCAATACAGCATTGCAGTTGGTTCTTAAGTGGGTTTGGCGGCGTACG GTCAAGGGAAAAAGAAATCGATCGGTTCTTTCGGAGCTTCAAAGAAATAGAAGACGCCGACGTCCTAGAGATCCTCAAGCTTCCGA GTTGAGAGGCGGACCCAAAAAGTGGCGCAAAAACAGGGCAACActaaatgaaacaaaaagaatcAGAGAACGGTCTGCTATTAAAGCTCATAACGAAGATATGTGTAGTGACTCTGAG GAAGAAGCTATCAAGGATGAAGAGTATCACCGTCTCTTTGTTGAT TTGTGCAAGGCTTTGGCTTCCCTGCAGAGATATTGGGAAGCTCTTGAGATAGTTAACCTGGCTCGTAGATTGGACGCCAAAATGCTACCTgttgagaagaaaaaagagcTTCAGTCACTTGGAGCTA AGATATCATGTGATACTATGGATCCAAAGCAGTGGTTTGACTGTGTAAGATCTGTCATTCAGCAACACCCATATCGTCTGAATGCCTGGAACTGCTATTACAAAGTCATCTCAAG ACTAGGGAAAAGAGCATCGAGTGAAGCTAAGTTCATGCATCACTTAAGAAGCAAGCACAGAGATTGTGTACCGCCTATTCTGATCGCTGGTCATCATTTCACCGTGACAAGCCGACATCAAGATGCTGCTAGAGAATACCTTGAAGCATATAAACTAATGCCAGATAGCCCTTTAATCAACCTCTGCGTAG GAGCTGCTTTAATCAACTTAGCACTCGGTTTCAGACTCAAGAACCGGCATGAGTGTCTCGCTCAAGGCTTTGCGTTTCTATACAACAATATAAGAATCTGCAGCAACAGTCAAGAGTCGTTGTATAACGTTGCTCGGGCGTATCACCACGTAGGTCTTGTGACTCATGCGGCTTCATACTACGAGAAGGTTTTAGCGATCTACGAGAAAGAGTATCCAATGCCGAAACTCACAAATGAAGATCCAAACGTTGGGGAAGAGCGTAAACCTGTTAACTGTGACCTACGCAAAGAGGCTGCTCACAATCTGCATTTGATCTATAAGCACAGCGGAGCGTTTGATCTCGCGAGGCAGGTCTTAAAGGATCACTGCACTTTCTGA